One stretch of Micromonospora echinospora DNA includes these proteins:
- a CDS encoding GNAT family N-acetyltransferase produces MLTIRREEPDDAEAIARVHVHGWQAGYAGIMPAEVLTRLNPRAWAQRRRDLGTADPEHPFTTLVAETGGTIVGFTTFGPYRNNQDRDDLDPAHGELVAIYLEPAHWGSGVARTLLAAARDGLAERGWTGYRLWVLADNARARRFYERAGHSPDGEESTYPVPLSGGRAPILLRELRYTTGS; encoded by the coding sequence GTGCTCACCATTCGCCGGGAGGAACCGGACGACGCCGAGGCGATCGCCCGGGTGCACGTCCACGGCTGGCAGGCCGGTTACGCCGGGATCATGCCCGCGGAGGTGCTGACCCGGCTGAACCCGCGCGCCTGGGCGCAGCGCCGCCGCGACCTTGGCACCGCTGACCCGGAGCACCCGTTCACCACACTCGTCGCCGAGACCGGCGGGACGATCGTCGGCTTCACCACGTTCGGGCCGTACCGGAACAACCAGGACCGCGACGACCTCGACCCGGCCCACGGCGAGCTGGTGGCGATCTACCTGGAGCCCGCGCACTGGGGCTCCGGCGTCGCGCGGACGCTGCTCGCCGCGGCCCGCGACGGCCTGGCCGAGCGGGGCTGGACCGGGTATCGGCTCTGGGTGCTCGCCGACAACGCCCGGGCGCGCCGCTTCTACGAGCGGGCCGGGCACTCACCGGACGGTGAGGAGTCCACCTATCCGGTGCCGCTGTCCGGCGGACGCGCCCCGATCCTGCTCCGCGAGCTGCGGTACACCACCGGAAGCTGA
- a CDS encoding winged helix-turn-helix domain-containing protein has translation MAESLSLAQARRVALAAQGFADPAPTGVPTRRHLRRVLDRVGLIQMDSVNVLQRAHYLPLYSRLGPYPTALLDTAAYRRPRELFEYWAHEASLVPVGLHPMLRWRMAKARDEAWGGMRQIAEEQPGLLAWVRDEVAARGPLTAAEIEHDAPRETGNWGWNWSVVKRALEFMFWAGEVAAADRTNSFARRYDLPERVLPPAVLDAPTPTDAEAYRTLVSIAARSLGVAAEPELRDYFRLPVAGARQAVAELVEAGELTPVTVQGWRHPAYLHADARMPRWVRGNTLVSPFDPLVWERARTERLFGFTYRIEIYVPAPKRLYGYYVLPFRQGERFTARVDLKADRKAGVLLVPAAWVEPGADPGETAVALAAELYRLAGWLGLDAVAPPAAGDLAAPLAAALVGVAGVR, from the coding sequence ATGGCCGAATCGCTCTCCCTCGCCCAGGCCCGCCGGGTGGCCCTGGCCGCACAGGGCTTCGCCGACCCGGCGCCCACCGGCGTGCCCACCCGGCGGCATCTGCGCCGGGTGCTCGACCGGGTCGGGCTGATCCAGATGGACTCGGTGAACGTGCTCCAGCGGGCGCACTACCTGCCGCTCTACAGCCGGCTCGGCCCCTACCCGACCGCGCTGCTGGACACCGCCGCCTACCGCCGCCCGCGTGAGCTGTTCGAATACTGGGCGCACGAGGCGTCGCTGGTGCCGGTCGGGCTGCACCCGATGCTGCGCTGGCGGATGGCGAAGGCCCGCGACGAGGCGTGGGGCGGCATGCGCCAGATCGCCGAGGAGCAGCCCGGGCTGCTCGCCTGGGTCCGCGACGAGGTGGCCGCCCGGGGCCCGCTGACCGCCGCCGAGATCGAGCACGACGCGCCTCGCGAGACCGGCAACTGGGGCTGGAACTGGTCCGTCGTGAAGCGGGCGCTGGAGTTCATGTTCTGGGCCGGCGAGGTCGCCGCCGCCGACCGCACCAACTCGTTCGCCCGCCGCTACGACCTGCCCGAGCGGGTGCTCCCGCCCGCCGTGCTGGACGCGCCCACCCCGACCGACGCCGAGGCGTACCGGACTCTCGTCTCGATCGCGGCCCGGTCGCTCGGCGTCGCGGCCGAGCCGGAGCTGCGCGACTACTTCCGGCTGCCGGTGGCCGGGGCGCGGCAGGCGGTGGCCGAGCTGGTCGAGGCGGGCGAGCTGACCCCGGTCACGGTGCAGGGCTGGCGGCATCCCGCCTATCTGCACGCCGACGCCCGGATGCCCCGCTGGGTACGCGGGAACACGCTGGTCAGCCCGTTCGACCCGCTGGTCTGGGAGCGGGCGCGCACGGAGCGGCTGTTCGGCTTCACCTACCGGATCGAGATCTACGTGCCGGCGCCGAAGCGGTTGTACGGCTACTACGTGCTGCCGTTCCGCCAGGGCGAGCGTTTCACCGCCCGCGTCGACCTCAAGGCGGACCGGAAGGCCGGCGTGCTGCTGGTGCCGGCCGCCTGGGTCGAGCCGGGCGCCGACCCGGGGGAGACCGCGGTGGCGCTCGCCGCCGAGCTGTACCGGCTGGCCGGCTGGCTCGGCCTGGACGCGGTCGCCCCGCCGGCGGCGGGCGATCTGGCGGCGCCGCTGGCCGCCGCGCTGGTGGGCGTGGCGGGTGTACGGTGA